The DNA segment tttcatcagatatattctacagaaggcagtcacaaggcagagaatcggctaccccgtttttctatctttctccactgccattataacgtggacctcactatatagggCAGTTTATTCTGCCCGATCGAGATCGCAGTTTTCAAGTTTGAGACGAAGTCGAGAGAACTTGATGCGTTCAAGAGCCGGAATAActtatatacagtatattaacGACAACCAGAATAGAGAACAGTTGTATAACGTTTTCACTTTAACTTTTAGAggattttcaattttgtttgatTCAATTCTCCTTTTGATTTTAATGTAATTTATGTTTTTGTATACTAAGTACAATCAGATGGACTTTACTTTTTTGTGGAGATGCATTTTAAGTATTTTGATTtagtaaattaatttgaatttaaatttagaatCAAGAGTTTTCTTCACAGAATACATCACAAGTTCCTACAAATGAATCTTTCAATATGATTTAAATAAGAATGATGATTTAGTGATCATTCATTGTTTAGAGCTTCTTGTATTATCATAACAATAATCAAAGTGCCGGTACCCTCTCTaacatattataattttatatttttcacaatatgttatccttccggcagtcgcgctgttgtaaaaagtacaacagtgtcagttttttcgctgcacaaaactattgaatggggtggtgtcagtgaatgagtcacctatgcattccaaaactttcccccaatcactccactgagttgcagaatcaaccgagcaatggttcagtctgtAGGTGCCAtttttaggctcaactcacacttacgcgactcaggtcgagaagagactcgactctagtcgagagcatgtgtttccaaatggtgacactcagaccagtcgactctagtctctgcgactgtcaccatttgaatacacatgctctcgactagagtcgagtctcttctcgacctgagtcgcctaggtgtgagttgagccttagtcgcgacagtgcataagatagggaaagactgtttacagggactgtaaacgaaccaaataacacagaattgatggctttgcttgatgtaccttattgggctatgaaatggaagggtaatcatccaaatgttcataggcgtaaaataatccaagaagatggaaaattatacaattaattactATGTTCTGACAGTGAACAGAGTAAATAACACTCAGAAAATtggattttgtaaaaaatacaacacgcaACTGCttgtgtgattgagtagggcgcgactaccggaaggctAATTGAAGAGACAATCATTGACTTTTGAATAAAGCACTTCAATATTATGTATTACTTTTGACAGTTGCAATACTCAAAGGCTGAAGCCATTCTATTGCACGTAACATTTGCCTAAGCATAGGCCTACGGTACTCATTCAGTCACTTGGTGCCATGTGGTTAAACTACCACGGTTTGGCTGTAGTGTAGGCTATGTATTCAGATCTAGAGGccaaaactattattattttcatgtttcgACTTTGGAGTCATTTCCAAGtctttgaaaatgaattcaaaGTCGAAACATATTGTGAGAAGTAggagaaatttatttatattagacAGGTACTTTGTTTTCTAATTTGTATGACAATTGAGCTGTTATGAATTTTGTCTATTTGCAGGAGCGAGAATCAAATAAAACAATGGATGAAGCGCAAACTGCTGTTCAAATAGCTCTGAGAAATTCGCAGCCTCGGTACTCAACTCCGATCAGATGAACACAGTTACCAATAAAATGCTTCAAATATGTATACAAAAATACTATTCTactgaattattatattgttttagaCATTATAATAGCCTATTGGTGTTACATctatttaaatgcatttattttAGATAACGCTAGCGATGGAGTATTTTCACAACCGTCATAAGATTGCttgtttatttttctaaaaaatagATATGTGAGTGTGAAataagtatatttttcaattatttcaacagAATGTATGAATTCTAAACACACAAAAATGTAGAAAAGTGAATTCCTACTTGAAATTAATTCGAGTGAGCCTATTTTTATTGCTGTATCATTGTAGGTCAAAGTAGGCCTATTTATTGAAAATCGAAATTCCTCGTcagatatttttttgaaatagcttataattgaattggagaaatatattttttgagtaTGAAAacccttatttttatttaatggaattgaagaaattcacatTTTTCTTAGAGAAGGAGTCTCtgatttctttattattttccaatttaataatacataaaatgcTTTATGAAGCAATAAGAAAATGTCCATAAAATGGTTCAAATTCCTTAGAAAATGTTGTGTTTTTCCATTataaatttgttcaatttttgtTATGAATGTTTCCATTCATCTACAGTTCTTTTCGATAATCAGTTTGTACAAATAAAAAGATCATTCCAATTCTTATACAATATTAGAATAACTTGTAATGAAATTGATTGCTTCAATACATCATTCcatttgaatttattctatttttggcAACATATTTTGTAGAATTTAAAccttgtaaaaatatttgtaaaaatcgGGACAGATCCTGAGCTTTGAATTGTTTGTAAAATATCTCAATAAACGATAAAAAATATGTGCTTTTCTTTGTTCATCTCAGTTCAATCATTCACAGTTCCTGGTTAACTTTTTTTATAAACTCCCACATTTTTGTAGATCAACATCAAATTACAGGTAAGAAGCAAGATATCTGAAGAGccttcattaaaataatataccCAGGTTCAGTTTTAGAATATGCAAAGAATGGCTATGACAAACAATATGCTGTGGTGATCTCTTGTCAGTGTACGGTGCAATAGTGCACTCTTGTCAGTACACTTCCAGAGTCAGTTAGGATATGAATGTGTGATTATTTTCGAATTTGAACTAGTGGTCCGGGcgcaaatgaaataaaaaaggcACTCTGTTTCATTGTTAGGACTAGTATAATTATGAACACAAATGATGacaagtcgaaatcacaggcaaatccctcaaaaacaagatggccgccaaaatgtttaatgttttctTTTATCGCTTGTATTTTCATAACCATTGAACATATTATTACACCAAAATATTCGAAAAACCTTCCTCTACAATTCATATCTTAAGAGTATTTCCTCTAAAACACATATTTTGTTAGTTATATCCTTCCAAAACCCTACAAGAATAGTTTTCCtccattttatcaaatttctttCTATTATAACTTCCTCTTTGCAAGAGATACAAGGAAATGCTGAATCTATGAAATTGGCCACGCTCCCAATCAAACCTGATAAAACCTACTAGTCTCGAGCGGATGTTCGGTACTGAGCGGTCTCTATTCGATACCGAATTACCATTTCACTCTTGTGAAAACGACCGAAAACGTGTAAAACAAAACTAGATCAATCAAAACGATTCTCATTGGTTATTGTTACTGGTTGCTAGGCAATCAAAGATTGCTTAGCTAAGACAGTTCTcgaaatcatttgaaaattagACCCCACAGTTTTCTTCAAATATCTGTGAGGCACCCGGGCTGGGAAACACAATAACTTCACAAGTAGttggtaaaataaaatttcatttttatttccagaaacatatcacaaaattattaatttcagtGATTATGCACAAAAGACTGGTCAAAGATAGATTGCAAAATGACTATTTTTTCAACGATGGTGATTTTTTAAACAGAGAAACAAACAATGATGGTAAAATATGAACAACGGAATTTCGACAGGTGCTATTTAAACTGAGACTGGTTATTTGCTAATTTCACCGCGAGATGTCGCACTTGGCGTCCAGATAGCGTTCGTTGACGTCATCCCAGTTGACGATGTCGAAGATTGCCTTGGTGTAGTCGGCCCTCACGTTCAGGTACTGCAGGTAGTAGGCATGCTCCCACACGTCGATGCCAAACAGCGGGTGGAGACCTGAAACAGTTGAACAAATTCAGTTAGGAAACGAGTAAAGACCTGAAACAGCTGAACAAATTCAACTAGGAAACGAGTGAAGCTGAGGGTAACAATCTCTCTGAAGTTTAGTTTAATTTTCGTCATATAACACTACACAAATCAAGCAAAGAAAACGCACTCGTACAACACTTTATCCTTCTATGGAAAAAGGATAATTATACCCCAGCATCTGCTGATTATTGCCTTTTGAATTGTATATAGcttttgattttaaaatttttgtaattgtttaAGAAAGCAATAAaagggttatttatttataccatgggatatcttcttatgctatcttttctttatgaCATCAGCAAGCAACGTAAACTTTATGACTTGAATCTTGACGAACTGAATGGCTCAACTTCCCATGTGTTTCAGtatcttgagaaaaaatgttcaaCTTGATGAGCTGAGCTTGATGAACTCTTATTCATAATGATATACatcattataatatatcttGGTTAGGATTAAGATATGTGAAGTAATTTACAAACTCCAACAAGTCTCAACCGCTCTTCTATTTCACTAATTATCATTAAACTCATCAGAAATATCGGTGAATACCTTTGGTGGCAAGCAGAGGGTCCTGGTTGGGTGTGGTGGCAATCTCGAGACAGCCAGTGGCCTTGTTGTAGCCTAGCCACGCCCACCCCGATCCTTGCACGCCATTGGCTGCCGTCGCCAGCTTCTTCTGCATATCGGCCACCGATCCAAACGACTGCACCACCAGGTCACACAGCTCACCTATGCAAAACAcatcaaatacaataatcaccatcacaatatttttattaatttattaatcatttacaatcaacttaaggacaaagaaacagactacagtccaaaacttcttttcatcccaatttcataaaataaattgcccaaataaaggttatgtgcgactttccaattcttcactaacttccacattgaaacaatattataagtcaaataaatatttcttgtcATAGGACTCTttagtccacgttataatggcagtagaggaagataggagaacagcgttgccgattctctcccttgccactgccttctatagatgatagCTGATCCCGGTATATATCATGTAATACCGTATATCAACTGTTcgttcttgtttaaaataatcaattatattttattcgtcaagtaGTGTTTGATATCTAAATGCAAAAGTTGATGTTGTTTcttttgaacaattattcaTCTGTTTTGATACTGTTTGACTAcgatgatttatttatttattagattagcacaaacaatacaaagatCGGAAAAGGAAAAACAGACTATTgaccaaaacttcttcaattcactaatttagtttcaaattgtccaaatattatgtataggttatgtccatttcaatttctacaccaaatcacaatctgaaaatataaaagcaagcgcccctggtgtcaggctgatgaagctcctcttcaggagtgaaattaaatgcattcctcaatactccaagaaaagtaagtgttttttcaaatatttacaagtaacacagtgtctgaactacaactaagtgaaaatataaattagaatgaaacaatgaagaaatattttatgagATTTGTATTGCAGCAAAAATGTATTAACTTTTATGCAATCAAAATGCTTAATAACAATCTAGTCAATAGTTATTACCGTGGTGCTTGAACATTGAAAATCAAAGTATCATTTTaaacatatatatttatttttcacacTATGTTTCAACTTTAAAGTCTTTTACAAGTTGTTTTACATGAAAATGACTTGAAGGTTGATAcacgagaaaatgaaaatatattatgttgaaaaaagtactttgatttttaatttttatgcgAATACAAGAAGCTCTAAACAAAAAAGAGAACAATATTAGTGCATGTATAAACTGtcaagtaagtaagtatcaATTAGTATCATGTAGCAACTAGAGTAACgcttttattgaatgaaaaagaccaagaaattgtcaaaaaccacagatttattgatacttagaaagaccggtttcggttattacaccattgtcaatctctgataaactaaaactaaatacaagagcagcagaatttatactagtaggtgagtactgctattggtcaagggcatgaacgcctgccattggcccagctagacagtctcctcccactaaacggtgtgacaaaatggcggcttaagcaacagaatcgccatgataacaaaaatgttgttCATGCCCTTGgccaatagcagtactcacctactagtataaattctgctgctcttgtatttagtttagtttatcagagattgacaatggtgtaataaccgaaaccggtctttctaagtatcaataaatctgtggtttttgacaatttctcagtctttttcattcaatatgaataattaccacaatatcaacttctcaactacacaaaaagtaaagcTTTTACTTTctgtgaaaaattcaagacaaTTTCCTTGATAGGAAAAAAGACTATACAACCTTCAGATAAGCCATTCTTCCTCCACCTATACTAATAATAACAATCTTATAATTTATAGATGAATATTACCTTGCAATTTGCTGGCGTTGGGCGAGAGATTTTTCCAGAAAATTGAGTGGTTAATATGTCCGCCGCCATTGAATCTCAGACCTGGTTCAAGTGCAATTATTGTACTCACATCATCTGTAAAAAATAACATTACTAATGAGTAAAGTTTATTACAACGGTTTcctaataaatagaaaaataccaGTGAGATGATAATGAGATCATAATGATTTACATAATAATGGTATTTTCAACACCTTAGAGCCATTTAGAGATgaacaattattcaataattaatatttcttaAACTGGTGAttctttattaaaaatgaaaccgtagactttcctattttttcagttctattattattataatcagttCATATATTCCCTATTTTCATCACAAAACATAATTTATCAATCATATTGGTTAGGCTACATCATAGTGGAAAGGTAGCTCAAGTAAATATCTCATGATGTAAatagtttatgtttcaaatttcaaaccgattATAGTCAATTACTgtcttttattattgttttggccgggtgagactCAAGGCTCGACTCTAGTTGAGAgaatgtgtttccaaatggtgacgtcgcggagactagaatcgactggtctgagtgtcaccgtttggaaacacatgctctcgactagagtcgagtctcttctcgacctgagctgcgtaagtgtgagttgagccttagaacGACGCAGTATGAGagattaccagcgtcacatagcttcaccaaaaataattaccaggactatcggcttgggttgacattgaaaatttggaacttaaacgccctacaccatgagatatcttcttatgctatattttatctatgactacatatattttttcaaagtctGATGGACAACAACTGAGTCCTAGGCTTCAGTATAATCAATTCGTATGACATTtcgttggtggggagtcccttacgAGAAAGGTCCCACCTAGCATCAACATATAAtaaagccgtcaatgggcctcgcGACTGTTATACAATATGACAATGAGGATAATATTTGAAGACATAATAGTAAGAGATGAATGGGCTAACAGCTTCTTGTAATTTGtgattatttattccattgacaatcaaaatcaaaattcaaatcaacaaaattactcaattattattatcctggTGTACTGCTAAAGCTAACCTTACTTCAACTTTACTGCCAATTATCCAGGCTAAAATCTGCAGTGCTACTATCACTACAGTCTTCTGACATATCACAGCTTTCAACAAATttcttaaattatttatttattcattcatttattagaacagtcacaaacacgatatttggaaagagaaacaggcaattgcccaaaacttcttcaattccttgattttggcacataaatagtccaaagtgaggttaagtttaa comes from the Nilaparvata lugens isolate BPH chromosome 1, ASM1435652v1, whole genome shotgun sequence genome and includes:
- the LOC111058957 gene encoding superoxide dismutase [Mn], mitochondrial isoform X2, which produces MFAVKRCISSVLSSRTPISTCLNKKHTLPELPYAYDALEPIICKEIMELHHKKHHQTYVNNLNALEEKFAEAVKKNDVSTIIALEPGLRFNGGGHINHSIFWKNLSPNASKLQGELCDLVVQSFGSVADMQKKLATAANGVQGSGWAWLGYNKATGCLEIATTPNQDPLLATKGLHPLFGIDVWEHAYYLQYLNVRADYTKAIFDIVNWDDVNERYLDAKCDISR
- the LOC111058957 gene encoding superoxide dismutase [Mn], mitochondrial isoform X1, producing the protein MFAVKRCISSVLRSSRTPISTCLNKKHTLPELPYAYDALEPIICKEIMELHHKKHHQTYVNNLNALEEKFAEAVKKNDVSTIIALEPGLRFNGGGHINHSIFWKNLSPNASKLQGELCDLVVQSFGSVADMQKKLATAANGVQGSGWAWLGYNKATGCLEIATTPNQDPLLATKGLHPLFGIDVWEHAYYLQYLNVRADYTKAIFDIVNWDDVNERYLDAKCDISR